From Helicoverpa zea isolate HzStark_Cry1AcR chromosome 12, ilHelZeax1.1, whole genome shotgun sequence:
ATGGTGCAGGATCATTCGGTcttgaattatattttctaaattcggtgatgtCTTGTGGCAAACAAATAGTGGTATACTAGTCAGCGGTAACCGTTTTGCAATATTCTCGTACAATAGTGGCGAGCTGGGCACCCTTTGCCACAAACGaggcaaccatttttttttaaagtgattcTTGAACGAacggttttggctcgtcttggaagacccaGAGAGTTGACTGCTGCTTGGAATATGGATCGCAAGCATATATTCAAGACTCGTCACCCCTGACTATATCATAGAcatgctttgactctcctccgTTAAATCGCTGCGGAGTTTTGCGACACTAACTTACACGGGCTGTTTGTTGGTCGTCGCTAAGCAAATGGGGTATCCAATGAGAGATCAACTTttttacgccaagttcttcgtgcagaattttttggatagtggtccctgaaatgcccacggatgcctctatttcgCAGTATGTTACATATCACGGTCTGCGAGAATTAGCTGCCGCACGGCGTCGATATTATCTTCAGTCATGGCGttttttggacgaccttcacgtggcttgtcactgaggCTAGAGTGTCCACGTTGAAATCCTAAATATTAGCGTTCTacggtcctaaggcatggtgctATATCACTAAATACAGAACTAATCTCTTCAAAGCACTAAAGTCGCGGCAACCCCCTTTTAAAgttctagaaaattatcgcacgcaaaTTTTCCttagacatttccatttttacaacCGACCTGCCACGTTGAAATGGatgatacaataaaactatttgaccaatttaaaaacattcttttgttttcgaattctaaattcaagaaGATGAAAGtggcatatatatatttttttataatcgcGAGAAGTtagcaaacgacagaacttaaaaggcagccttacgtattatttaacttttttttgtatcaaaCAAGAATCCTACCTCTGTAGCTACGATTCATGATTTAATATTCTTATGAGAcaaaagtaagaaaatatacatatagaatTATTTTCCAATTAGCTGCTTCTTATCTTCGAGCGGGTCGTGGCGGTCCAGCGCGGACTGCAGAGCCCCCTTGGGGACGTTGGGCCGGTTCGCCATGTCCTGCAGCTGCGACTTCGACTTCGGCTTAGGCCCCCTCGATATAGCAAACATTTTCTGAACATGAAAAATCCTCTCCACAATATTATTAATGTCAATATTACACGCCAATATCTTTTCGTAAATAATAAGCCACCAAATGAAATGAGTCTTCCATTTGAAGTGATTGAAGTAAGCCAAGAGGCTTTCCATTTTAGCCAGGAGTGCATTTCCCGCGCCGTACATTAATGCAATTTGGTAACTGTGGTACTCCCTGTACTTCTTTCGAAAGTATAGGGTGGAGTTCATTCTGTCTTTAACCAAGTAGATTTCATGCAGCATGAGTTCGAGCGTTTTATTGTTGATTGATTTATGAatgtcatacgattcacgtctCCGAAAGTCATTGGATCGCCTGGCGTTAGCTATTTCTTGCTGTTCGTGTTTCTTTTTGGCGGAGTTGATGATCTTTCTGACACTGTCAACATCTAGTATTTTGATGTCGGAGATGTCGAGGGTGTCATTCGTTATGTCTGTGTTGTTGCTCTGCTCGCCGCCGAGAATCAGGTCGAACAGACCATTGTTGCTGTAAGAGTCTCCGAGGAACTTTGTGAATATGTCGTCAAGTACTTCGGCGTGAGGGACCGGTTTACCTGGCTTCAAGTCCACAGATCTGACGAATGTTGTGTCTAAAATGAATGGAAAATAGCAAATCAATGAAAATAGGAATATATCGGAAAAAAATTAGTCCTGTCTCAAGTAAATACCTAGGCTTGTTAAATAACTGCACTACGGCATATTTACAGTAAACATAATATTAGCTACTATGTACTTACAAAGCGAAAATATTATGCCGGCAAAAATCTGCATTTTATtcattagaaaattattttgaacgtaGAAACCTTAACCATATAGGTAGTTAGTAGTTATTGCTAACTACGTGTTATATCAtccataatttaa
This genomic window contains:
- the LOC124634826 gene encoding uncharacterized protein LOC124634826, encoding MNKMQIFAGIIFSLYTTFVRSVDLKPGKPVPHAEVLDDIFTKFLGDSYSNNGLFDLILGGEQSNNTDITNDTLDISDIKILDVDSVRKIINSAKKKHEQQEIANARRSNDFRRRESYDIHKSINNKTLELMLHEIYLVKDRMNSTLYFRKKYREYHSYQIALMYGAGNALLAKMESLLAYFNHFKWKTHFIWWLIIYEKILACNIDINNIVERIFHVQKMFAISRGPKPKSKSQLQDMANRPNVPKGALQSALDRHDPLEDKKQLIGK